The Sphingobacterium bambusae genome includes a window with the following:
- a CDS encoding glycoside hydrolase family 43 protein has protein sequence MNKFTRILTCVVCTILIGNLHAQQQRKVDIDETFIAQRADPQITRGKDGTYYFIATVPEYDRIEIRKSKTLHGLKSAEAVVIWRKHHTGAMGNHIWAPELHEIDGDWYIYFAAGSAEHKWNIRKYVLSNTSADPTTGVWKEEGELQSKRNEFSLDATTFEHTGDRYLVWVDRASQDVPNTGLYIAKMLSPTKLDDKQVVISQPEYAWEIKGHRVNEGPAVLIRNGKIFMTFSASATDANYCIGLLWADAQADLLDPASWHKLDSPVFFSHEGLKRFGPGHNSFTTDEKGRDVMVYHARDYKDIDGEPLYDPNRHTRIRVLQWTKDGMPDFGQEFSDADFSKKK, from the coding sequence ATGAACAAGTTTACACGTATTTTAACCTGTGTTGTTTGTACGATACTTATCGGGAACCTCCATGCACAGCAGCAAAGGAAAGTCGATATTGATGAAACCTTTATTGCGCAGCGCGCGGATCCGCAAATCACGCGTGGCAAAGATGGCACATATTATTTTATCGCAACTGTGCCGGAGTATGATCGTATAGAAATTAGGAAGTCGAAAACATTGCATGGGCTGAAGAGCGCGGAGGCCGTTGTCATTTGGCGGAAACACCATACAGGAGCCATGGGGAACCATATTTGGGCTCCGGAATTGCATGAAATTGATGGAGATTGGTATATCTACTTCGCAGCCGGTTCCGCAGAGCACAAGTGGAATATCCGTAAATATGTGCTTTCGAACACATCTGCCGACCCAACGACAGGCGTGTGGAAGGAAGAAGGGGAGCTGCAAAGCAAGCGGAATGAATTTTCTCTCGATGCAACGACTTTTGAGCATACAGGGGATCGTTATTTGGTGTGGGTGGATCGTGCTTCGCAGGACGTGCCTAATACCGGGTTGTATATCGCTAAGATGCTGAGCCCCACGAAGCTGGACGATAAACAGGTGGTGATTAGCCAACCGGAATATGCATGGGAAATCAAAGGGCACCGTGTGAATGAAGGGCCAGCGGTGCTTATCCGGAACGGAAAAATCTTTATGACCTTCTCTGCCAGTGCCACGGATGCAAACTACTGTATAGGACTATTATGGGCCGATGCGCAAGCCGACTTGCTGGACCCTGCATCATGGCATAAGCTAGATAGCCCCGTGTTCTTTAGCCACGAAGGGCTTAAACGGTTCGGGCCAGGGCACAACAGTTTTACAACAGACGAAAAAGGTCGTGATGTGATGGTTTACCATGCCCGCGACTACAAAGATATTGATGGCGAGCCATTGTATGACCCTAATAGGCATACCCGGATTCGCGTGCTGCAATGGACGAAAGACGGTATGCCCGACTTTGGTCAGGAATTTTCAGATGCCGATTTTTCAAAGAAGAAATAA
- a CDS encoding DUF5007 domain-containing protein — translation MMKNYRLKTLATFLLGILIMCSCTKNLPDDMDSLGQDVSYNVKEFTPVIGRNTFYTNILSIGQNTSQPLSFKIVNIKDADGQAVPTLFTDKFPVKVWTEMYDGSESSIAEIEGKRKIEYRPILEILQHSGNINFWGAGSSAFIRAQPDSGYTFDVELANSGGRRYLRDFKLKPFRERPYEPSIVDPVTGLALLPYSFANYATNMVGTRTRTAIGSSAIRVYFNKDEEAPKDGTKTLKISFLDSLNNPIDPNRFNDTKWDELVHGFNHRIENNKVIYDVSYPIPLTNIETPYTIVGGQYAKLDFGYRRMNDFGFIERASFGLYFAIYEEGHWEIQFRFSGETPLFN, via the coding sequence ATGATGAAGAACTATAGATTGAAAACACTCGCGACATTTTTATTGGGCATATTGATTATGTGCTCGTGTACGAAAAATCTTCCCGATGATATGGATTCTTTGGGACAGGACGTATCCTACAATGTGAAAGAGTTTACGCCTGTAATTGGCAGAAACACTTTTTATACGAACATACTGTCGATTGGCCAAAATACCTCGCAACCGCTCTCGTTTAAGATCGTCAATATCAAGGATGCGGATGGTCAGGCTGTGCCGACACTGTTTACAGATAAATTTCCAGTGAAAGTATGGACGGAGATGTACGATGGGTCAGAATCTTCCATTGCGGAGATAGAGGGGAAACGTAAGATAGAATATCGACCCATCTTGGAAATATTGCAACATTCGGGTAATATCAACTTTTGGGGAGCCGGTAGCTCGGCGTTTATTCGCGCTCAGCCTGATTCAGGGTATACATTCGACGTTGAACTTGCCAACTCGGGTGGGAGAAGGTACTTGCGAGATTTTAAATTGAAACCTTTCCGCGAACGACCTTATGAGCCCAGTATTGTTGATCCAGTTACCGGTTTGGCACTTCTGCCTTACTCGTTTGCAAACTACGCGACCAACATGGTAGGTACGCGCACGCGAACCGCCATAGGATCATCTGCTATCCGTGTGTATTTCAATAAGGATGAAGAGGCACCCAAGGATGGCACTAAAACGTTAAAGATAAGTTTTTTAGATTCCCTCAATAACCCCATTGATCCCAATAGGTTTAATGATACGAAGTGGGATGAACTGGTGCATGGCTTTAATCACAGAATAGAAAATAACAAAGTAATCTATGATGTCTCCTATCCCATTCCGCTGACGAACATAGAGACTCCTTATACCATCGTTGGGGGGCAATATGCCAAGCTGGATTTTGGATACAGGCGGATGAATGATTTTGGTTTTATCGAACGGGCTTCCTTCGGACTTTACTTTGCCATTTATGAGGAGGGGCATTGGGAGATTCAATTCCGATTTTCCGGCGAGACGCCATTATTTAATTAA
- a CDS encoding TonB-dependent receptor yields MRVLLLVIYLALPAILLAQETTDIYGKILSSDGQPAEGITVKLLPQNITVFTNSKGNYSFKQATSGQLTLSITSVGLQAQNREIHAEGGRLDIPTIYLSENRAALEEIIVSGVANKYTRKSSPYVAKMPLKNLENPQSYAVITKELLQSQVNTNFDDALSNVSGIDKLWSSTGRPGDGVSYYTLRGFSTQAAMVNGVVSIASTSPDPANLETIEVIKGPSGSLYGGAAIGFGGLINNITKKPLDTLGGRVNYIGGSFDEHRVTADVYGPLSANKKLLGRVNTALTHNGTFQDAGFKQSFFIAPSLLYKPNEKLNIQLDAEIYRSEGTNPLMVFLNRARQLQARNPEELQFDFNKSYTSNDVNFRNPSTNLRGNVSYRINDKWTSNSTLVYNNRKADGYFQYVMYLGASDTLINRMAGKQDYVAQTVNAQQNFVGDFHIGQMRNRLLLGVDFLSQRAETHNSPYVQIDQINTSYDDPDYYKFNRDSIDNIVGRSSNPETNNRSLTQAYGAYISNVLDITPKLHLMLGLRMDYFDNKGTYNFDRDTTTGTFNQLAFSPRVGLVYQPIKDQVSLFANYQNGFKNVAPVVQPLPDISGDFKPQQANQWEAGVKLNMLHNRLGLTASFYNIEVSNMTRGESIERDGQVYNITVQNGSRLSRGVEFDLTAAPINGLNLIMSYSRNSSKTIKASEDVNNLRPTEAGPKHLFNTWINYRLQQQMLQGLGFGIGVNYASENLITNTRTTGTFTVPAYTLLNASVSYSYHRFDFAVKGNNLTNKRYYRGWSTVNPQTPRNILGSVAYNF; encoded by the coding sequence ATGAGAGTTCTATTACTTGTTATCTACCTTGCACTCCCGGCGATACTACTCGCACAAGAGACGACAGATATTTACGGAAAAATCCTATCTTCCGATGGTCAGCCTGCCGAAGGCATTACTGTTAAACTACTGCCGCAAAATATCACGGTCTTTACCAATTCAAAAGGAAACTATAGTTTTAAGCAGGCCACATCGGGCCAGCTAACGCTGTCCATCACTTCGGTTGGTCTGCAAGCGCAGAACCGGGAAATCCATGCCGAAGGCGGCCGATTGGATATTCCAACAATCTACCTATCCGAAAATCGAGCTGCATTGGAAGAAATCATTGTTAGTGGTGTTGCCAACAAGTACACCCGAAAGAGTAGTCCTTATGTTGCAAAAATGCCGCTAAAGAATCTAGAAAATCCACAATCTTATGCTGTCATCACCAAAGAATTGCTACAAAGCCAAGTCAACACCAATTTCGACGATGCCTTATCGAATGTCTCTGGTATCGATAAACTATGGTCCTCCACTGGCCGCCCCGGCGACGGGGTTTCCTATTACACCCTACGCGGATTTTCCACACAAGCCGCTATGGTCAACGGCGTGGTTAGTATTGCAAGTACTAGCCCCGATCCAGCCAACCTCGAAACAATCGAGGTGATCAAAGGGCCGTCGGGTTCGCTTTATGGTGGCGCGGCCATCGGCTTTGGTGGGTTAATCAATAATATCACCAAGAAACCTCTTGATACACTTGGAGGTCGCGTCAATTATATCGGTGGCAGTTTTGATGAACACCGCGTTACCGCCGATGTTTACGGCCCATTAAGCGCCAACAAGAAGCTGCTGGGGCGTGTCAATACCGCGCTTACGCACAACGGCACCTTCCAAGATGCCGGCTTTAAGCAGTCGTTTTTTATTGCACCATCCTTACTATATAAGCCCAACGAAAAGTTGAATATCCAATTAGATGCTGAAATATACCGCAGCGAGGGTACCAATCCGCTGATGGTCTTCTTAAACCGAGCGCGGCAGTTACAAGCACGCAACCCAGAAGAACTACAGTTTGACTTCAACAAATCGTACACCAGCAACGATGTTAATTTCCGCAATCCAAGCACGAATCTTCGTGGAAATGTGAGCTACCGGATCAATGACAAATGGACCTCAAATAGTACTTTGGTATACAATAACCGTAAGGCGGATGGCTATTTCCAATACGTGATGTACTTGGGGGCAAGTGACACCCTCATCAATCGGATGGCGGGTAAGCAAGACTATGTTGCGCAAACTGTTAACGCACAGCAAAACTTCGTTGGGGACTTTCATATCGGGCAAATGCGCAATCGCCTACTATTAGGTGTAGACTTCCTTTCCCAAAGAGCAGAAACCCATAACTCGCCATATGTACAGATTGACCAGATCAATACTTCTTATGATGATCCAGATTACTACAAATTCAACAGAGACAGTATAGACAACATCGTCGGCCGATCAAGCAATCCTGAGACCAATAATCGGAGCCTTACACAGGCATACGGAGCCTACATATCCAATGTGCTTGACATCACGCCGAAGCTTCATTTGATGTTGGGTTTACGCATGGATTACTTTGACAATAAAGGAACCTACAACTTTGATCGTGACACGACCACCGGCACATTCAACCAATTGGCTTTCTCGCCTCGCGTGGGTCTAGTATACCAGCCAATAAAAGATCAGGTTTCTCTTTTCGCAAACTACCAAAATGGCTTTAAGAATGTGGCGCCTGTGGTGCAACCACTACCCGATATTTCAGGCGATTTCAAACCACAACAGGCCAATCAATGGGAAGCAGGTGTGAAACTTAATATGCTGCACAACCGTCTGGGCTTGACGGCGAGCTTCTACAATATTGAGGTCAGTAACATGACACGTGGCGAAAGTATAGAGCGAGACGGACAGGTATATAATATTACCGTACAGAATGGATCTCGCTTAAGTCGAGGGGTCGAATTTGACTTGACCGCAGCGCCGATAAATGGCCTTAACCTGATTATGAGCTACAGCCGAAACAGTAGCAAGACCATCAAGGCCTCCGAAGATGTCAATAATCTACGCCCAACAGAAGCAGGGCCAAAACACCTGTTCAATACCTGGATAAACTATCGCCTGCAACAGCAAATGTTACAGGGGCTTGGATTTGGCATCGGCGTAAATTATGCAAGTGAAAACCTCATTACCAATACCCGTACTACAGGCACATTTACCGTTCCGGCTTACACCCTTTTAAATGCAAGTGTCTCGTATAGCTACCATCGATTCGATTTTGCTGTAAAGGGCAATAACCTGACGAATAAACGCTATTACAGAGGATGGTCAACGGTTAATCCACAAACACCACGTAATATTTTGGGTAGTGTAGCCTACAACTTTTAA
- a CDS encoding SusC/RagA family TonB-linked outer membrane protein: protein MKKLWCFLCMIPLFGQVVAAGNLLLQDTVQEQTVNEVLLKSRFQTLYNKQGVKDSVRLQEIEHLPFVSPVHYTKGQVAGLYVQEANGEPGTPKNMNIRGLGTPIFSQKDATQTQPTVYVNGVPLARENNFTYAIQQYQFNRLGPATDNFAGIDLSTISSIEVVKDPLRLATLGPLAANGAIWILTKAGKEGRREISFNSYFGVSSPPSVTPVNAQYENYFRQQFYSKYGSLGDRLTYPGYLNDSTNVNYYGPANWNQSYYQNQPLYNANLGIRGGSERANFAFYGGYTNNGSTADETRFRRYHALFNVNMAPFEWFNMGAVVNANRNTRDRNRSLRDRFGEAAYVPDLSVPLSPSRDVYEQYLDVYNQAIDDNIVNSGQALLTFDVYFLRNLKYNTSMGIDYSEGYRDVFFPSSLMERNNYMSNYFGYNQRYIYSNKLAWDYDANPDYKLNLSLGSIYQEDLYRYSYARAYDGPNDFVKINVVEGDSNKDGYLQPVGGLYVNRWSNREDFRMHSVYFSGAFRYKNRLEVDALLRYDGSSTVQPDSRWLFTPAISAKYHFLEKDLIDAGLLSQFTIGGGWARIGKPTMTSRYAIGPNYVADLAWGSESGLVSYNGFAVASRPYSEGWVGYGMDWPYTEHASIDLDAGFLANRLNLRLSGYLKKDQNQVVPIPVPAEYGYDSQLLNGLSVQNSGLEFTLAAKVLTAADGLKWNSSLNFSWNKNKLTALPNGLQELTVGQRKLEVGHAIDQFWLFENEGIYANVTDIPVRDGERLQFEGVPFQVGDPIWKDQNGDFKIDQEDRVLKGNAMPKLVGAFQNNFSYRNFDLAFQFYFAIGHKALNQRASSKYDFINNEASNSLAGIREVFHWQQDVDISRYPIYNPWSAVVPYRVEQDLFLENASFLKLRSVSLSYDLAKLSTIQNRFKSLRKAALFVTGTNLLTWTKFSGGDPELIDFDGYYSGYGLPMAPITTVGLKIEL from the coding sequence ATGAAAAAACTCTGGTGTTTTTTATGCATGATCCCGCTATTTGGGCAGGTCGTTGCCGCAGGGAACCTTCTGTTGCAAGATACAGTGCAAGAACAAACGGTGAATGAGGTTTTGCTAAAAAGCAGATTTCAGACACTGTACAACAAACAGGGGGTAAAGGATTCCGTGCGACTACAGGAGATTGAGCATTTGCCTTTTGTGAGTCCCGTACACTATACCAAGGGGCAGGTGGCAGGTTTGTATGTGCAGGAGGCAAACGGTGAACCTGGCACGCCTAAGAATATGAACATCCGAGGACTTGGAACGCCAATCTTTAGCCAAAAAGACGCCACGCAAACACAACCCACCGTTTATGTCAACGGTGTGCCTCTCGCACGGGAGAATAATTTTACCTATGCGATACAGCAATACCAATTCAACCGCTTAGGGCCGGCAACCGATAATTTCGCTGGCATAGATCTATCGACAATATCGTCCATTGAAGTCGTCAAGGATCCGTTGCGTTTGGCGACTCTAGGGCCGCTAGCGGCCAATGGTGCTATTTGGATACTAACGAAAGCAGGAAAAGAAGGGAGACGTGAGATTTCCTTCAACTCCTATTTTGGTGTTTCTTCTCCGCCTAGCGTTACTCCTGTCAACGCACAATATGAGAACTACTTTCGTCAACAGTTTTACAGTAAATATGGATCTTTGGGCGATCGACTTACCTATCCAGGCTATCTCAACGATTCTACCAATGTAAATTATTATGGGCCTGCCAACTGGAACCAATCCTATTACCAAAATCAGCCGTTATACAATGCGAATCTTGGAATTCGGGGCGGTAGCGAGCGTGCAAATTTTGCTTTTTACGGCGGGTATACGAACAATGGGTCTACCGCGGACGAAACTCGGTTCCGACGTTACCACGCGCTGTTTAATGTAAACATGGCTCCTTTTGAATGGTTTAATATGGGAGCAGTCGTGAATGCAAATCGTAACACGCGCGATCGCAACCGGAGCCTACGGGATCGTTTTGGCGAAGCGGCTTATGTGCCTGATCTTTCTGTGCCCTTATCACCCAGCAGAGATGTTTACGAACAATATTTAGATGTGTATAACCAAGCAATTGATGATAATATTGTCAATTCGGGACAAGCTTTGCTGACTTTTGATGTTTACTTTCTTCGTAATTTGAAATACAATACCAGTATGGGTATTGACTATTCAGAAGGTTATCGGGATGTCTTTTTTCCGTCGTCCCTCATGGAGCGGAACAACTACATGTCAAATTACTTTGGATACAACCAACGTTACATCTATAGTAACAAGTTGGCTTGGGATTATGACGCAAATCCAGATTATAAATTGAATCTATCTCTAGGATCAATCTACCAAGAAGATTTGTATCGCTATTCCTATGCGCGAGCCTATGATGGGCCTAATGATTTTGTTAAGATCAATGTCGTAGAAGGTGATAGTAATAAGGACGGATATTTACAGCCGGTGGGCGGTTTGTATGTCAACCGTTGGAGCAATCGAGAGGATTTTCGTATGCATTCGGTTTATTTTTCTGGTGCATTTCGCTATAAAAACCGGCTAGAGGTAGACGCGTTGTTACGTTATGACGGATCCTCCACGGTGCAGCCTGACAGCCGCTGGCTATTTACACCTGCAATTTCGGCGAAATATCATTTCCTTGAAAAGGACTTGATAGATGCTGGATTACTTAGCCAGTTTACGATTGGAGGCGGATGGGCTCGTATAGGAAAGCCTACGATGACAAGCCGCTATGCTATTGGACCAAATTATGTTGCCGACTTAGCCTGGGGGTCTGAATCGGGGCTAGTGTCTTATAACGGTTTTGCCGTTGCTTCTCGTCCTTATTCCGAAGGTTGGGTAGGATATGGAATGGATTGGCCCTATACGGAGCATGCTTCGATAGATCTTGATGCGGGGTTTCTGGCCAACCGGCTGAACCTACGTCTAAGTGGCTACCTGAAAAAAGACCAAAATCAGGTGGTGCCAATCCCCGTTCCTGCAGAGTATGGCTATGACAGCCAACTGCTGAATGGTTTGTCTGTTCAGAATAGCGGGCTGGAATTTACGTTGGCTGCGAAAGTTCTAACTGCTGCAGATGGATTGAAGTGGAATTCCTCGCTCAATTTTAGTTGGAATAAGAATAAGCTTACTGCGCTGCCTAACGGATTACAAGAGTTGACGGTAGGACAAAGGAAGCTTGAGGTAGGGCATGCAATAGATCAATTCTGGCTTTTCGAGAATGAGGGTATTTATGCCAACGTAACGGATATTCCTGTTCGAGATGGTGAAAGACTGCAATTCGAAGGTGTACCTTTTCAAGTTGGCGATCCTATATGGAAGGATCAAAATGGAGATTTTAAAATAGATCAAGAGGATCGCGTTTTGAAGGGTAATGCCATGCCTAAATTAGTTGGGGCATTTCAGAACAATTTTTCCTACAGGAATTTCGACTTGGCCTTTCAATTTTACTTTGCCATAGGACACAAAGCATTAAACCAGCGCGCATCATCCAAGTATGATTTTATAAATAACGAAGCCAGCAATTCATTGGCGGGGATACGGGAAGTTTTTCACTGGCAACAGGATGTGGATATCAGTAGATACCCTATATACAACCCTTGGAGCGCGGTTGTGCCGTATCGTGTGGAGCAGGATTTGTTTTTGGAGAATGCTTCCTTCTTGAAGTTACGTTCGGTATCGTTAAGCTACGATTTAGCAAAATTGAGTACGATACAGAATCGATTCAAATCACTACGGAAGGCAGCCTTGTTTGTGACGGGAACCAATCTATTGACCTGGACTAAATTTTCTGGAGGAGATCCCGAACTCATTGATTTTGATGGCTATTATTCGGGGTATGGCTTGCCTATGGCTCCTATTACGACCGTGGGTTTAAAAATAGAACTATAG
- a CDS encoding glycoside hydrolase family 43 protein, with protein MIKNTLLPFFCCVFIQFTSLCSYAQQAKFEHYLFVYFSGNSPDGEQVRYAVSEDGVNYRALHDGKPVIGSDSITLKKGIRDPHILRAEDGATFYMVLTDMRSSEGWQSNDGLILMKSKDLIHWEHTAIDFPSRFPKLKGFDRENLHAVWAPQTIWDAKKKRYLIYYTVGRHDWEYAVGDRFQPYFKIYYSYANKEFTDITEPKLLFDFGTAAIDADIIHDKQRDQFVLFFKDEGLSTTNKGLKTRNGILRATSSKLTGPYTAEYRHLHKTNAIVEGSSIFKLIDSDNYILMYDCYADGYYQFCISADLSNFKWLKNTDTKGNFTPRHGSVMPITTLELKRLMEAFDQ; from the coding sequence ATGATTAAAAATACTTTACTCCCGTTTTTCTGCTGTGTTTTCATACAGTTTACTAGCTTATGTAGCTACGCCCAACAAGCTAAGTTTGAACATTATCTTTTTGTGTATTTCTCGGGCAACAGCCCGGACGGCGAGCAGGTTCGTTATGCCGTCAGTGAGGATGGCGTAAATTATCGCGCATTGCATGATGGAAAACCTGTTATAGGATCTGATAGTATTACGTTGAAAAAAGGGATTCGTGATCCACATATTTTGCGGGCCGAAGATGGGGCGACATTTTATATGGTTTTGACCGACATGCGATCCAGCGAAGGCTGGCAAAGCAACGATGGTCTTATCTTAATGAAAAGCAAGGATTTGATCCATTGGGAGCATACAGCGATCGATTTTCCGAGCCGTTTTCCCAAGCTTAAAGGCTTTGATCGGGAAAATCTACATGCGGTGTGGGCACCACAAACCATTTGGGATGCAAAAAAGAAGCGGTACCTTATTTACTATACCGTAGGTCGGCACGACTGGGAATATGCCGTGGGAGATCGTTTCCAACCTTATTTTAAGATTTACTATTCGTATGCGAACAAGGAATTTACAGATATTACGGAGCCTAAGCTTCTATTCGATTTTGGAACAGCAGCGATAGACGCGGACATCATACATGATAAACAGCGCGATCAATTTGTTCTATTTTTCAAAGACGAAGGGCTTTCTACGACGAACAAAGGTTTGAAGACTCGAAATGGTATTTTGCGTGCTACTTCATCAAAATTGACAGGCCCTTATACCGCGGAATATAGGCATCTGCATAAAACCAATGCGATCGTGGAAGGATCCAGTATCTTTAAGCTTATCGATTCGGATAACTATATATTGATGTACGACTGCTACGCTGATGGATACTATCAGTTTTGTATCAGTGCGGATCTTTCCAACTTTAAATGGTTAAAGAATACCGATACAAAGGGTAATTTTACACCGAGGCATGGCTCGGTAATGCCCATAACGACATTGGAATTGAAACGCCTGATGGAAGCCTTCGATCAATAG
- a CDS encoding RagB/SusD family nutrient uptake outer membrane protein produces the protein MILVIAMLCCTSSCNNKLDIVSSNAGAEQLQWQSISDTRAALMGVYGLLRAAMVDNYAHWVYGEMRFGDFVPYSRADLGAVSKNTLNASYPIVQELSNWRRFYAVINAASLFIERAPKVLDSDSRYTERDLKYDVAQARTLRAFAYFYMARVWGDVPLLTRSYDDGLFAEVARTPQNTVLAFAEQELLAAAQDLPYVYASGSQQYYGEGYSTWAGVLVNKISAYAILAHVAAWQGKYLNAEVYARFALENASSSAIVAYSVPNLLNSTTGLFAPSDKNQILALRSSYVLGEAAATGHIESLTLAYPLVTRANPDIYVPKDTINKIFLESTDTRFGIDTVSGLIRTNYFTDFNGDIPIFSKIRVIRDGSGDADFSIFGSNIVFSRLEEMQLLYAEINAVLGNSDEAIKYLNYVKFNRGVSPFIAGFGGDLIDEIFLERRRELMGEGWRWYDQVRYARIKKNNPTLNRLIEEEGIFWPIAADVLKRNSKLTQNDYWR, from the coding sequence ATGATACTTGTCATAGCGATGCTATGTTGTACAAGCTCTTGTAATAACAAATTAGACATTGTATCCTCGAATGCCGGTGCGGAGCAGCTGCAATGGCAGTCGATTTCTGACACACGAGCAGCTTTAATGGGGGTGTATGGGTTGCTGAGGGCAGCAATGGTGGATAATTATGCCCATTGGGTGTACGGGGAGATGCGATTTGGTGATTTCGTTCCCTACTCGCGTGCCGATTTGGGTGCTGTATCAAAAAACACCTTAAACGCATCGTATCCTATTGTGCAAGAGTTATCTAACTGGCGCCGTTTTTATGCGGTGATCAATGCCGCCTCGTTATTTATTGAACGTGCACCGAAGGTCTTGGATAGCGATAGCCGTTATACCGAACGGGACTTAAAATATGACGTAGCACAAGCCCGTACATTGCGCGCTTTTGCCTATTTCTACATGGCGCGTGTGTGGGGCGATGTTCCCTTATTGACGCGCTCCTACGATGACGGGCTGTTTGCCGAGGTGGCACGTACTCCGCAAAATACGGTGCTTGCTTTTGCGGAACAAGAGCTTCTTGCTGCTGCTCAGGATTTGCCTTATGTGTATGCATCGGGCTCTCAGCAGTATTATGGCGAGGGATACAGTACTTGGGCAGGTGTGTTGGTCAATAAGATATCAGCCTATGCTATTTTGGCGCATGTTGCTGCTTGGCAAGGAAAATATCTGAATGCAGAGGTATATGCGCGTTTCGCTTTAGAAAATGCAAGTAGCTCGGCTATTGTGGCTTATTCGGTGCCTAATCTGTTGAATAGCACAACCGGACTTTTTGCACCAAGTGATAAGAACCAGATTTTAGCCCTGCGTTCATCTTATGTGTTAGGGGAGGCTGCGGCTACAGGGCATATCGAATCGCTAACGTTGGCCTATCCTTTGGTGACACGTGCCAACCCCGATATCTACGTGCCAAAAGACACGATTAACAAAATTTTTCTAGAATCTACGGATACCCGTTTTGGAATAGACACGGTATCTGGATTGATCCGCACAAATTATTTCACAGACTTTAATGGCGATATCCCAATTTTTAGCAAGATAAGGGTGATTCGTGATGGCTCTGGAGATGCTGACTTCTCCATCTTCGGGTCAAATATTGTGTTTTCTCGATTAGAAGAAATGCAACTGCTCTATGCAGAGATAAATGCCGTATTGGGAAACAGTGATGAAGCCATCAAATACCTCAACTATGTGAAGTTTAACCGTGGAGTTTCTCCATTTATCGCTGGGTTTGGTGGAGATTTAATTGACGAGATATTTTTGGAACGTCGTCGAGAATTGATGGGTGAGGGCTGGCGATGGTATGATCAGGTTCGATATGCGCGCATCAAGAAAAATAATCCAACGTTGAATCGCCTTATTGAGGAAGAAGGAATATTCTGGCCGATAGCCGCAGACGTTCTGAAGCGTAATAGCAAGCTTACTCAAAACGATTATTGGAGATAA